A genomic window from Spirochaetota bacterium includes:
- a CDS encoding flagellar FlbD family protein, translated as MIILHKMNGDEFILNANHIETMEAKPDTVLTLTNDRKYLVKETIEEIIERIAEYQRSIYLGIETRINCR; from the coding sequence ATGATAATACTTCATAAAATGAATGGGGATGAGTTCATTTTAAATGCAAATCATATAGAGACAATGGAAGCAAAACCAGACACTGTTCTTACACTTACTAACGACAGGAAGTATCTTGTAAAGGAGACTATAGAGGAGATAATAGAGAGGATTGCAGAATATCAGAGGTCAATTTACCTTGGAATTGAGACTAGAATCAATTGCAGATAA